The following proteins are co-located in the Tripterygium wilfordii isolate XIE 37 chromosome 2, ASM1340144v1, whole genome shotgun sequence genome:
- the LOC120014173 gene encoding probable inactive receptor-like protein kinase At3g56050 isoform X1 — MGGGWKKNWYKPHMAVVLAVSSMLYWNLSFCWDMNSEGLALLRFREGVVRDPYGALSSWDENNGEIDPCSWFGVECSDGKVVILNLRDLCLGGTLVPELGQLTHLRSIILRNNSFQGNIPKEIGELKDLEVLDIGFNNFSGPFPSDFGNNLSLTTLLLDNNEFLGGISPELLELSMLSEFQVDENMLTGADLTASRHGRSIAWDIAESEVSAYRKLLQVVDAPSPFIANSDNTPQTGSGPSQSPFPPSLPPSTLSQPSESPFSPSMSPSELSELPPSSSSSSSSSPVETPTFSPSESPTSDLSPPSRAPAIAPTPNPPVVVFAPPQFHEASVPSPVSSPLQTAEGHSKSNLHIILIGAGALGGTMFVLIAAVGVIFFRSSSVVTVKPWATGLSGQLQKAFVTGVPKLKRSELEAACEDFSNITDTFTDGTVYKGTLSTGVEIAVISCVATSRDDWSKNSEAQFRKKIETLSSVNHKNFVNLIGFCEEDKPFTRMMVFEYAPNGTLFEHLHIKESEHLDWGMRLRIAMGMAYCLEYMHQMNPPVTHKNLLSSSIYLTEDYAAKISDFSFWNDVMAPEMGSAAKELLKTPSTDPESNVYSFGIIVLEMITGKIPYPHSVDNGSQVERVSDRVRGKRPLKDIVDPTLKSFQVDELEKLLEVIQNCIHPNPKQRPMMKDIVSQLKEITAMGPEGATPKLSPLWWAELEIMSTEGS, encoded by the exons ATGGGTGGTGGATGGAAAAAGAATTGGTACAAGCCGCACATGGCCGTGGTGTTAGCAGTGTCATCGATGCTTTATTGGAATCTGAGCTTTTGTTGGGATATGAACAGCGAAG GTTTGGCTCTGTTGAGATTTCGAGAGGGAGTTGTTAGAGACCCATATGGGGCTCTGTCCAGTTGGGATGAAAACAATGGCGAAATTGATCCTTGTTCGTGGTTTGGCGTCGAGTGCTCTGATGGAAAAGTAGTGATCTT GAATCTTAGGGATCTTTGTCTAGGAGGGACACTGGTGCCTGAACTCGGGCAGCTGACTCACTTGAGATCTAT TATTCTACGTAATAATTCGTTCCAGGGTAACATACCTAAAGAGATTGGGGAATTGAAGGATCTGGAGGTTTTGGACATCGGATTCAATAACTTCAGCGGACCATTTCCCTCCGACTTTGGCAACAATCTGTCGCTTACGACCCT TTTGCTTGACAACAATGAATTCCTCGGTGGCATATCTCCTGAACTACTTGAGCTTAGCATGCTGTCAGAATTTCAGGTAGACGAGAACATGCTGACTGGTGCTGATTTGACTGCTTCTCGTCATGGCAGATCTATTGCTTG GGACATTGCTGAATCCGAAGTTTCGGCTTATCGGAAACTGCTGCAGGTGGTGGATGCTCCGAGTCCTTTCATTGCCAATAGTGATAATACGCCTCAGACGGGCTCAGGTCCATCACAGTCTCCTTTCCCCCCTTCATTGCCACCATCTACTTTGTCTCAGCCATCAGAATCTCCATTTTCTCCATCAATGTCTCCCTCAGAGTTATCGGAACTACCtccatcttcctcttcctcatcctcatcatctCCCGTAGAAACTCCAACATTTTCTCCGTCAGAATCTCCCACCAGTGATCTTTCCCCCCCTTCACGTGCACCTGCTATAGCACCAACTCCAAATCCACCAGTTGTTGTGTTCGCACCACCACAATTCCATGAGGCTTCGGTGCCTTCCCCTGTTTCAAGTCCTCTCCAAACTGCAGAGGGTCATTCGAAGTCAAATCTTCACATAATTCTCATTGGGGCTGGGGCTCTAGGGGGTACAATGTTTGTTTTGATTGCCGCAGTTGGTGTTATCTTCTTCCGTAGCAGCAGTGTAGTCACGGTTAAACCTTGGGCCACAGGATTAAGTGGGCAGCTACAGAAAGCATTTGTAACAG GTGTGCCGAAGCTCAAGCGATCAGAACTTGAAGCAGCTTGTGAGGATTTTAGCAATATAACTGACACTTTTACAGATGGCACAGTTTATAAGGGGACCTTATCAACTGGTGTTGAAATAGCTGTGATATCTTGTGTGGCAACTTCTCGTGATGACTGGTCAAAGAATTCAGAGGCACAGTTTAGAAAGAAG ATCGAGACGTTATCAAGTGTGAACCACAAGAACTTTGTGAACCTTATTGGGTTTTGCGAAGAGGACAAACCTTTCACAAGAATGATGGTTTTTGAGTACGCCCCGAATGGAACTCTTTTTGAGCATCTGCACA TAAAAGAATCAGAACACTTGGACTGGGGAATGAGACTACGGATAGCAATGGGCATGGCATATTGCCTAGAGTATATGCACCAAATGAATCCTCCTGTAACTCATAAAAACCTGCTGTCTTCTTCTATATACCTAACCGAAGACTATGCAGCCAAAATATCAGACTTCAGTTTCTGGAATGATGTGATGGCACCAGAGATGGGATCTGCTGCAAAAGAGCTTCTGAAAACCCCTTCAACAGATCCAGAAAGCAATGTATACAGCTTTGGGATAATTGTGCTTGAGATGATCACTGGTAAGATCCCATACCCTCATTCAGTGGATAACGGTTCTCAAGTAGAACGGGTATCAGACCGTGTGAGAGGGAAGCGACCTTTAAAAGATATCGTTGATCCAACCCTTAAATCTTTCCAAGTGGACGAGCTTGAGAAGTTGCTGGAAGTGATCCAGAACTGCATCCATCCCAACCCGAAGCAGAGACCAATGATGAAAGACATTGTTTCTCAGTTGAAGGAAATCACAGCAATGGGACCTGAAGGAGCAACACCAAAGTTATCACCTCTTTGGTGGGCAGAACTGGAAATTATGTCTACAGAAGGAAGTTGA
- the LOC120014164 gene encoding ethylene-overproduction protein 1-like, which yields MRGFKILDRFKSTQVHALCPSDIAKDGGSARIDNHKTISSGSKSKLSNPISVAQTLLSYGLPRTDLLEPPIDPHLKPIRFVESLADLHRRLKTCPQSDKSLLCIEQYAILAGLNDPKLLRRCLCSARQQAFDVHSKVVLSAWLRFERRTDELEGVSSMDCSGYILECPKAALISGYDLNLNSDHCQCCQDCPRTIDRQTLGENECLSFEEDGDVSFYIDGEEINCSRSRIATLSSPLKAMLYGRFVESKRGKIEFSRNGISVEGMRALEVYSRTRIVELFCPEIVVELLHFANRFCCEELKSACDAYLASLVCAVEDALILMDYGLEEKAHLLVASCLQVLLRELPNSLFDLKVMKILCSSEYMEKLAMVGHASFLLYYFLSQAAMEENMISNTMLMLLERMCECCRESWQKALAMHQLGCVMLQRNEYLYAQTYFEAAAQAGHTYSLAGIARAKYKQGQQNSAYRLVNSLIFEHKPAGWMYQERSLYSVGKEKIVDLNTATELDPTLTFPYKYRAVAQLEEKQIRAAISEIEKIIGFMLSPDCLELQAWFFIALEDYKSALTNVRALLTLEPNYKMLHGRLNGDYLVEMLSCWVQQQSQADCWAKLYERWSSVDDIGSLAVIHQMLANDPGKSLLRFRQSLLLLRLNCQKAAMRCLRLARNHSFSEHEKLVYEGWILYDTVHRDDALSKADASILIQRSFEAFFLKAYILADAALDAESSSYVIHLLEEALRCPSDVLRKGQALNNLGSIFVDCRKLDKAADCYKKALNVKHTRAHQGLARVYHLRNQRKAAYDEMTRLMEKAHNNASAYEKRSEYCDRDMAKNDLNMATQLDPLRTYPYRYRAAVLMDDQKDIEAVEELSKAIAFKPELQMLYLRAAFYESMGDLTAALQDCEAALCLDPKHLDTHDLYNRTRDRAAANQQT from the exons ATGCGTGGCTTCAAGATCCTAGACCGTTTCAAGAGCACACAAGTCCACGCCTTGTGCCCTTCGGACATCGCCAAAGATGGTGGCTCTGCCAGGATTGACAACCACAAGACAATCTCAAGTGGGTCTAAGTCTAAACTCTCGAATCCAATCTCGGTAGCTCAAACTCTTCTTTCTTATGGACTGCCTAGAACCGACCTCCTTGAACCCCCCATAGACCCTCATCTCAAGCCCATCCGCTTTGTTGAATCCTTGGCTGATCTTCATCGCCGGCTTAAAACTTGCCCACAGTCTGATAAATCATTATTATGCATTGAACAGTATGCAATTTTGGCTGGTCTTAATGATCCTAAGCTGCTTCGCCGGTGCTTATGCTCCGCAAGGCAACAGGCTTTTGATGTGCACTCAAAGGTAGTGCTCTCTGCCTGGTTAAGGTTTGAGAGGAGAACAGATGAGCTTGAGGGTGTATCATCAATGGATTGTAGCGGTTACATTCTTGAATGCCCTAAAGCTGCTTTGATATCTGGGTATGATCTGAATTTGAATTCTGATCATTGCCAATGTTGTCAGGACTGTCCAAGGACAATTGATAGGCAAACATTGGGGGAAAATGAGTGTTTGAGTTTCGAGGAGGATGGTGATGTTTCATTTTATATTGATGGTGAGGAGATTAATTGTTCTAGATCTAGAATTGCTACGCTTTCAAGCCCATTGAAAGCAATGTTGTATGGTAGATTTGTGGAGTCAAAAAGGGGTAAAATAGAATTTTCAAGAAATGGTATTTCTGTGGAGGGAATGAGAGCACTGGAAGTGTATAGTAGAACTAGGATAGTGGAGTTGTTTTGTCCTGAGATTGTTGTGGAATTGCTTCATTTTGCAAATAGGTTCTGTTGCGAGGAGTTGAAGTCTGCATGTGATGCCTATTTGGCTTCATTGGTTTGTGCTGTTGAGGATGCATTGATTCTTATGGATTATGGTTTGGAGGAAAAGGCGCATCTTCTTGTAGCTTCTTGCTTGCAGGTGTTACTAAGAGAGCTCccaaattctttgtttgatttgaaagtgatgaaaatACTTTGCAGTTCTGAGTATATGGAGAAATTAGCCATGGTAGGACATGCTTCATTCCTGTTGTATTATTTCCTGAGCCAGGCGGCTATGGAAGAAAACATGATATCAAACACAATGCTGATGTTGCTTGAAAGAATGTGTGAATGTTGCAGAGAAAGTTGGCAAAAGGCACTTGCAATGCACCAGTTGGGTTGTGTGATGCTTCAGAGAAATGAGTACCTCTATGCACAGACATATTTCGAGGCAGCTGCACAAGCGGGTCACACTTATTCATTAGCTGGTATTGCAAGAGCCAAGTATAAGCAAGGGCAACAAAATTCGGCCTATAGATTGGTGAACTCTCTTATTTTCGAGCATAAACCAGCTGGGTGGATGTACCAGGAGAGATCTTTGTATAGTGTTGGGAAGGAGAAGATTGTGGACCTGAACACTGCTACTGAATTGGATCCAACCCTTACATTTCCATATAAATACAGGGCAGTTGCGCAGCTGGAAGAGAAGCAAATTAGGGCAGCGATCTCAGAAATTGAAAAGATTATTGGGTTTATGCTCTCACCTGACTGCCTTGAATTACAAGCTTGGTTCTTCATTGCTCTTGAGGATTACAAAAGTGCTCTGACAAATGTTCGGGCTTTGTTAACATTAGAACCCAATTACAAGATGCTTCATGGGAGACTGAATGGTGATTACTTGGTTGAAATGCTCAGTTGTTGGGTTCAGCAGCAAAGTCAAGCTGACTGCTGGGCTAAACTTTATGAGCGATGGTCTTCTGTTGATGACATTGGTTCTTTGGCTGTCATACATCAGATGCTGGCAAATGACCCTGGAAAAAGCCTTCTAAGGTTTCGGCAATCTCTGCTTCTTTTACG GTTAAACTGCCAGAAGGCTGCAATGCGGTGTTTGCGGTTGGCAAGAAATCATTCTTTCTCCGAGCACGAAAAGCTGGTTTATGAAGGATGGATTTTATATGACACTGTGCATCGTGACGATGCACTCTCTAAGGCTGACGCATCCATTTTGATTCAGAGGTCTTTTGAAGCCTTTTTCCTTAAAGCATACATATTGGCGGATGCGGCTTTGGATGCTGAATCTTCATCTTACGTCATTCATCTTCTAGAGGAAGCTCTTCGATGCCCTTCAGATGTTCTTCGTAAAGGACAA gCCTTGAATAATTTAGGGAGTATTTTTGTGGATTGCAGAAAGCTTGACAAGGCAGCAGATTGCTACAAGAAAGCACTCAATGTCAAGCATACCAGAGCCCATCAAGGGTTGGCACGCGTCTATCACTTGAGAAATCAACGAAAAGCTGCATATGATGAGATGACTAGATTAATGGAGAAGGCACATAACAATGCATCTGCATATGAGAAACGGTCTGAATACTGTGACCGTGATATGGCAAAGAATGATCTTAATATGGCAACACAATTGGATCCACTGAGGACGTACCCATACAGATACAGGGCAGCTG TTCTAATGGATGATCAGAAAGATATTGAAGCTGTAGAAGAGCTTAGCAAGGCCATAGCCTTCAAGCCTGAGTTGCAGATGCTTTATCTTCGAGCGGCATTTTACGAGTCAATGGGAGACCTCACTGCTGCTCTCCAAGATTGTGAGGCAGCTCTTTGCTTGGACCCCAAACACTTGGACACACATGATCTGTATAACAGAACACGAGATAGAGCTGCTGCCAACCAACAGACCTAA
- the LOC120014193 gene encoding uncharacterized protein LOC120014193 gives MALIPVSSSMGSSSNVPTDSALPMQYTTIKTLHETNFEEWSESLKVYLAMTRSDLALRIEEPKLTDASTASEKTQHGQWEESNRLCLMIMEYTMDRTVRQSIRKTEGITASEYLKLVEAKYTKLDKAEKGTMMKLLTTTKYDRSSGVRSHIMKLTHYFNKLNDMGMNLPGNFLVWQLLDSLPETFEILKTSYRVQKGEWSLTELTAIVSEHKDCMKLNGNAIVQLVTHGSMDQKRKRQNWKDGDKSDDKGKKESKPNDATGGKYEKLYGKCFFCHKAGHRKSNCPKYKKWVEKKEKKGDKR, from the exons ATGGCGCTGATACCAGTTAGTTCATCTATGGGTTCATCATCCAACG TGCCTACGGATTCAGCCTTGCCTATGCAGTACACAACAATAAAGACTCTCCATGAAACAAACTTTGAGGAATGGAGTGAGTCTCTAAAGGTGTATCTTGCTATGACGAGGTCTGACTTGGCATTGAGAATAGAAGAACCAAAGCTCACTGATGCTAGCACAGCAAGTGAGAAAACACAACATGGTCAGTGGGAGGAATCAAATAGGCTGTGTCTGATGATCATGGAGTATACCATGGATAGGACTGTTAGGCAAAGCATAAGGAAAACTGAAGGGATCACTGCTAGTGAGTATCTTAAGCTGGTTGAGGCTAAGTACACAAAGTTAGACAAGGCTGAGAAGGGAACCATGATGAAATTACTGACCACTACCAAGTATGATAGGTCTAGTGGGGTCAGGTCTCACATTATGAAGCTCACTCATTATTTCAATAAGCTGAATGATATGGGGATGAATCTTCCTGGGAATTTTTTAGTTTGGCAGCTGTTGGATTCATTGCCAGAGACTTTTGAGATTCTTAAGACTTCATACAGAGTGCAAAAGGGAGAGTGGAGTTTGACTGAGCTTACTGCCATAGTTAGTGAGCATAAAGATTGTATGAAGCTGAATGGTAATGCTATAGTGCAACTGGTTACTCATGGGTCTATGGACCAGAAAAGGAAGAGGCAGAATTGGAAAGATGGTGATAAGTCAGATGACAAGGGGAAGAAAGAGTCTAAGCCTAATGATGCAACTGGTgggaaatatgaaaaactttatGGGAAGTGTTTTTTCTGTCATAAAGCTGGGCATAGGAAATCAAATTGCCCCAAGTACAAGAAATGggtagagaagaaagaaaagaaag GGGATAAGAGATAG
- the LOC120014173 gene encoding probable inactive receptor-like protein kinase At3g56050 isoform X2 has translation MGGGWKKNWYKPHMAVVLAVSSMLYWNLSFCWDMNSEGLALLRFREGVVRDPYGALSSWDENNGEIDPCSWFGVECSDGKVVIFILRNNSFQGNIPKEIGELKDLEVLDIGFNNFSGPFPSDFGNNLSLTTLLLDNNEFLGGISPELLELSMLSEFQVDENMLTGADLTASRHGRSIAWDIAESEVSAYRKLLQVVDAPSPFIANSDNTPQTGSGPSQSPFPPSLPPSTLSQPSESPFSPSMSPSELSELPPSSSSSSSSSPVETPTFSPSESPTSDLSPPSRAPAIAPTPNPPVVVFAPPQFHEASVPSPVSSPLQTAEGHSKSNLHIILIGAGALGGTMFVLIAAVGVIFFRSSSVVTVKPWATGLSGQLQKAFVTGVPKLKRSELEAACEDFSNITDTFTDGTVYKGTLSTGVEIAVISCVATSRDDWSKNSEAQFRKKIETLSSVNHKNFVNLIGFCEEDKPFTRMMVFEYAPNGTLFEHLHIKESEHLDWGMRLRIAMGMAYCLEYMHQMNPPVTHKNLLSSSIYLTEDYAAKISDFSFWNDVMAPEMGSAAKELLKTPSTDPESNVYSFGIIVLEMITGKIPYPHSVDNGSQVERVSDRVRGKRPLKDIVDPTLKSFQVDELEKLLEVIQNCIHPNPKQRPMMKDIVSQLKEITAMGPEGATPKLSPLWWAELEIMSTEGS, from the exons ATGGGTGGTGGATGGAAAAAGAATTGGTACAAGCCGCACATGGCCGTGGTGTTAGCAGTGTCATCGATGCTTTATTGGAATCTGAGCTTTTGTTGGGATATGAACAGCGAAG GTTTGGCTCTGTTGAGATTTCGAGAGGGAGTTGTTAGAGACCCATATGGGGCTCTGTCCAGTTGGGATGAAAACAATGGCGAAATTGATCCTTGTTCGTGGTTTGGCGTCGAGTGCTCTGATGGAAAAGTAGTGATCTT TATTCTACGTAATAATTCGTTCCAGGGTAACATACCTAAAGAGATTGGGGAATTGAAGGATCTGGAGGTTTTGGACATCGGATTCAATAACTTCAGCGGACCATTTCCCTCCGACTTTGGCAACAATCTGTCGCTTACGACCCT TTTGCTTGACAACAATGAATTCCTCGGTGGCATATCTCCTGAACTACTTGAGCTTAGCATGCTGTCAGAATTTCAGGTAGACGAGAACATGCTGACTGGTGCTGATTTGACTGCTTCTCGTCATGGCAGATCTATTGCTTG GGACATTGCTGAATCCGAAGTTTCGGCTTATCGGAAACTGCTGCAGGTGGTGGATGCTCCGAGTCCTTTCATTGCCAATAGTGATAATACGCCTCAGACGGGCTCAGGTCCATCACAGTCTCCTTTCCCCCCTTCATTGCCACCATCTACTTTGTCTCAGCCATCAGAATCTCCATTTTCTCCATCAATGTCTCCCTCAGAGTTATCGGAACTACCtccatcttcctcttcctcatcctcatcatctCCCGTAGAAACTCCAACATTTTCTCCGTCAGAATCTCCCACCAGTGATCTTTCCCCCCCTTCACGTGCACCTGCTATAGCACCAACTCCAAATCCACCAGTTGTTGTGTTCGCACCACCACAATTCCATGAGGCTTCGGTGCCTTCCCCTGTTTCAAGTCCTCTCCAAACTGCAGAGGGTCATTCGAAGTCAAATCTTCACATAATTCTCATTGGGGCTGGGGCTCTAGGGGGTACAATGTTTGTTTTGATTGCCGCAGTTGGTGTTATCTTCTTCCGTAGCAGCAGTGTAGTCACGGTTAAACCTTGGGCCACAGGATTAAGTGGGCAGCTACAGAAAGCATTTGTAACAG GTGTGCCGAAGCTCAAGCGATCAGAACTTGAAGCAGCTTGTGAGGATTTTAGCAATATAACTGACACTTTTACAGATGGCACAGTTTATAAGGGGACCTTATCAACTGGTGTTGAAATAGCTGTGATATCTTGTGTGGCAACTTCTCGTGATGACTGGTCAAAGAATTCAGAGGCACAGTTTAGAAAGAAG ATCGAGACGTTATCAAGTGTGAACCACAAGAACTTTGTGAACCTTATTGGGTTTTGCGAAGAGGACAAACCTTTCACAAGAATGATGGTTTTTGAGTACGCCCCGAATGGAACTCTTTTTGAGCATCTGCACA TAAAAGAATCAGAACACTTGGACTGGGGAATGAGACTACGGATAGCAATGGGCATGGCATATTGCCTAGAGTATATGCACCAAATGAATCCTCCTGTAACTCATAAAAACCTGCTGTCTTCTTCTATATACCTAACCGAAGACTATGCAGCCAAAATATCAGACTTCAGTTTCTGGAATGATGTGATGGCACCAGAGATGGGATCTGCTGCAAAAGAGCTTCTGAAAACCCCTTCAACAGATCCAGAAAGCAATGTATACAGCTTTGGGATAATTGTGCTTGAGATGATCACTGGTAAGATCCCATACCCTCATTCAGTGGATAACGGTTCTCAAGTAGAACGGGTATCAGACCGTGTGAGAGGGAAGCGACCTTTAAAAGATATCGTTGATCCAACCCTTAAATCTTTCCAAGTGGACGAGCTTGAGAAGTTGCTGGAAGTGATCCAGAACTGCATCCATCCCAACCCGAAGCAGAGACCAATGATGAAAGACATTGTTTCTCAGTTGAAGGAAATCACAGCAATGGGACCTGAAGGAGCAACACCAAAGTTATCACCTCTTTGGTGGGCAGAACTGGAAATTATGTCTACAGAAGGAAGTTGA